Below is a window of candidate division WOR-3 bacterium DNA.
TGACCTTCTGGTGATAAAAGAGGGTTTTGATACCCTTCGAGCGGCAACAACTATCCCGGGTAACTTCACCATATTCTTTCCGGTATATGGTGATACACTTACGCTCCAGGACACAATAGCCCTGACCAGGAGCGAGGGTGCTCTTCTATATAGCATTGCATTCACACAAAACACCGGAGGCTTTGGCCCATTTACCTGGTATGAACCTGACCCGTCTGACACCCTCGTTCAGATACCGGTTGGCGAGTACTGGGACGAGCCGGTTGAAGGTTACTTTACGATTTACATTGCCGCCTACGACAGCAACTTCTACGAATACTATCTCGTAGAAGGAGACAGCATAATACAGGCCGGCGTAACGGGCGGCGTCGGTCTATTCGGCTCCATGTGGACACGAGCCACCAGCACCTACGTCCTCTTCGAATAAACCGGAATAAACCGGGGACAGGCATACACTTTTAACACTTTTGATATCACTGGTCTTATCTGTCAGTTTATCATCATTTTGCTATCAAGAATAGCTATTTTGCTCTGATTATCGAAAGAAATCTGCATCAGAGTACTCTTTCCACACCCCGGAAAAGTATTAAAAGTGTATGCCTGTCCCCAAGATACGGGGTCTTGACACTTAAGTGTTACTGCATATTATTCATATGAGGAATTGGCAATGATCGACGAGAATTCGCGGCCTTCGCAACAGCGCTTCGGCATACGCAACAAGATGGTGCTGAGTTTCGGCATATTGTTTGCCGTGACGCTCATCGCCGTGAATGCGGTTAGCATGTTCGGTATACCGTTCACTTCTTTCCATGGTACATACGGGATTGAACGCGCCGGAGCAATGCGTGACCTCGATCTTATCGCCGGGCTCAAGCAGGAACGGCTGCAAGTGTGGATTGCCGAACGAAAGGCCAATATGCAGATGATCACGCACTGCGAGAAGATCGTCGGCTCGATCCGCGGCCTCAAACGAGTGATTGCAGAGAAAAATCTGATGCCCAACCGGCCCACGTTCAGAACCGATATGCAGCGTGAACCGCATTACTTGATCCTCCGTAAGGAACTGCTGTTGATGCTTGAGATATATCGTGAGTATAATACACTCTGCATTATCGATGCCCAGCTTGGATTTTGCATGGTATCCACAGACATTGCGCATTTAGGAAAACACGTTTTCAACAAGCGATTCATCCGCGAAGCGGTCGACGGCATTCACGGTGAGGCGGTCGATCTTGAATTGCATCCAATATCACAGAAACCAAACATAGTATTCACGCGTCTCATAAAGGATAATGCGGAACGGCCGATGGCGGTACTGGTTGCACATGTCGATGCTGATGCATTTATCAAACCAATGCTCTATGTCGGCGAAGAACTCGGCAAGAGTGATGAAGTCATGATCCTTGACGAACACGCGCGTCCGCTGGTCACATTGAAGAACCCAATGGTGAACGGAGAAAACGCCAGGATGCTCGTAGACAGTATTCAAACACAGGACGCAGCACTCGTCACCCAGGGGAAGGACGGTGTCATGGCAACCAAGGATTACCGCGGTGTGCCGGTATTGGCCGCATACCGGTTCATTCAGATCGCACCGAACCGCGGTATGGGTTTGATCCTGAAGCGCGATGAAGCGGAGACCGTACGCAGCATCTGGAAGCGGATCGGTTATTCTCTTATTGCGGCTCTTTGCGGCATCGTGGTCGCGCTCGTTCTTACGGCATTGAATGCCGCCCGGATATCAGAACCAATCATCAAACTGAGCAACACGGCACGGGCAGTGGAAGCTGGAGACCTCACGGCACGCGCACTACCGACGACCAAAGACGAGGTCGGCGCCCTGGCGACTGTTTTCAACTCAATGCTCAACCGGATCCAGCAATGGCACGCCGAACTGGAAAAAGAGGTCGAGGCGCGTAGCAAAGCGCTAAAGAAGATCAATAAGGAGCTGGGGGAGAGAATCGTCCAGCACGAACGTGCTGAAAGCGCGCTCAGAGAAAGCAAGGAATTCGCTGAGAAACTCATCAACTTGATGCGGGACGGCTTTGCCGTTTTTGATACAAAAGGCGTGCATATCAGCGTGAATCCGTCGCTCTGCAGCATGACCGGATTTTCTGCGCGGGAGCTGCTCGGTGCGGGACCTCCGCATCCTTATTGGCCTGAAGAAGAAATAGAGAAATTTCAA
It encodes the following:
- a CDS encoding DUF4249 family protein, translating into MKRNLRKRSKSLITWLLPVVLLISSKCETYVDIDYDPQLNVFGILSNAQQRQEILVDRTYQIDEPSGPAIDDALVILSKDNLVDTLEFLIMNDRYVSDPFTLQPEGTYDLLVIKEGFDTLRAATTIPGNFTIFFPVYGDTLTLQDTIALTRSEGALLYSIAFTQNTGGFGPFTWYEPDPSDTLVQIPVGEYWDEPVEGYFTIYIAAYDSNFYEYYLVEGDSIIQAGVTGGVGLFGSMWTRATSTYVLFE